In a single window of the Nitrospira sp. MA-1 genome:
- the nadD gene encoding nicotinate-nucleotide adenylyltransferase, with amino-acid sequence MFIGLLGGSFNPIHNGHLHIAQYVHNKIHLDRIIFVPTGDPPHKPSDSLAPAQHRLEMVKQAIAPFPYCTVSDHEIQSTAVSYSVDTVTHFKKEFPEGTELGFILGLDAFLDFCSWRNVDHLLTLCHFIVCSRPGVSFTQLQSLPFIPATKPQAFQNLDEQDTTRLDIILPSGKTIYLLSIPPCEISASTIREHLALGSSVSHWLPPTVESYIIQQRLYQWPV; translated from the coding sequence ATGTTTATCGGCCTCTTAGGCGGCTCATTCAATCCCATCCATAATGGGCATTTGCATATTGCCCAATATGTCCACAACAAGATCCACCTTGATCGGATCATTTTCGTCCCGACAGGGGATCCTCCACACAAACCATCAGACTCACTTGCGCCAGCCCAACATCGATTAGAAATGGTGAAGCAGGCGATTGCCCCGTTTCCCTACTGCACGGTATCCGATCACGAAATCCAATCAACGGCAGTGTCCTACAGTGTCGACACCGTCACACATTTCAAAAAAGAATTCCCGGAAGGAACGGAATTGGGGTTTATTCTGGGGCTGGATGCTTTTCTCGATTTCTGCAGTTGGAGGAACGTGGACCATTTGCTCACCCTCTGTCATTTTATCGTCTGCTCAAGACCAGGGGTTTCCTTCACACAACTTCAATCCCTGCCGTTCATTCCTGCGACAAAGCCTCAAGCATTTCAAAACCTTGATGAACAGGACACAACGCGTCTGGACATCATTCTTCCTTCCGGCAAGACCATTTATCTCCTATCCATCCCGCCATGTGAGATATCGGCCTCGACGATTAGGGAGCACCTGGCCCTTGGCTCTTCCGTAAGCCATTGGTTGCCGCCCACCGTGGAGTCCTATATAATTCAGCAACGATTGTACCAATGGCCCGTCTAA